Proteins from a genomic interval of Sphingobacteriales bacterium:
- the nuoL gene encoding NADH-quinone oxidoreductase subunit L, whose protein sequence is MNLSTIALLIPLLPLLGFLMNGIGFRRLPNALAALIACGAALASFVCTLLLWFNDGATAKVFHYFDWLTVGTFHTGFSFLIDPLSLVMLLVVTGVGSLIHLYSVGYMHDDEGFGKFMAFLNLFMFSMLLLVLGSNYLVMFIGWEGVGLCSFLLIGFWNKNAEYNAAARKAFVMNRIGDLGFLLGMFLLAMYFNTLEYQEIFAKAGSVFGVDDAVIVAITLLLFVGAMGKSAQIPLYTWLPDAMAGPTPVSALIHAATMVTAGIYMCVRSNALYNLAPTTLHFIALIGLATSIVAALIGLRQNDIKKVLAYSTVSQLGLMFTAVGVGAYGAAMFHLVTHAFFKALLFLGAGSVIHAMSGEQDIRNMGALRQHLPITFFTFLIATLAIIGFPALSGFFSKDGILASLYAHNLLLWGLTGLSAMLTAIYMLRLLFVTFFGEFRGTAEQKHHLHESPLTMTLPLMILAVLSAVGGYMNMPAFIAEGRNYLDQWLSGVITMPQAHLSHATEWTLTIFTSAMVFVVLAATWLLYVSKGNVPVADSEQRGFTKLLAHKFYVDEIYNALFVYPLMRLSRGWSEFTEKGIDWIVNGSGILVKNISNLTRQFQTGDVGNYILATVLGLICFLAVHFLG, encoded by the coding sequence ATGAACTTATCTACTATTGCCCTTTTAATACCGCTTTTGCCCTTATTGGGTTTTTTGATGAACGGAATAGGATTTCGCCGATTGCCCAACGCATTGGCGGCACTCATTGCCTGCGGTGCAGCTTTGGCATCTTTTGTATGCACCTTGCTGCTATGGTTCAATGACGGAGCTACCGCCAAAGTTTTTCATTATTTTGATTGGCTCACAGTGGGTACTTTCCATACCGGATTTTCCTTTTTGATTGACCCGCTTTCTTTGGTGATGCTCTTGGTGGTAACGGGCGTAGGCTCTTTGATACATTTGTATTCGGTGGGCTATATGCACGATGATGAAGGCTTCGGAAAATTTATGGCATTTTTGAATTTGTTTATGTTTTCGATGCTTTTGCTCGTGTTGGGCAGCAATTATTTGGTGATGTTCATCGGTTGGGAAGGCGTGGGGCTTTGCTCCTTTTTGCTCATCGGTTTTTGGAATAAAAATGCCGAATACAACGCCGCCGCCCGCAAAGCCTTCGTGATGAACCGCATCGGCGATTTGGGTTTTTTGCTCGGTATGTTTTTATTGGCGATGTATTTTAACACCTTAGAATATCAGGAGATTTTTGCCAAAGCGGGCAGTGTTTTTGGGGTAGATGATGCGGTAATTGTGGCAATTACGTTGTTGCTGTTTGTGGGAGCGATGGGGAAATCGGCGCAAATTCCGCTTTATACTTGGTTGCCCGATGCGATGGCGGGTCCTACGCCGGTGTCGGCACTCATTCACGCTGCTACAATGGTGACGGCGGGGATTTATATGTGTGTGCGCTCCAATGCGCTCTACAATTTAGCCCCTACCACTTTGCATTTCATCGCCCTTATTGGCTTGGCAACTTCTATTGTGGCGGCACTCATCGGTTTGCGCCAAAATGATATTAAGAAAGTGTTGGCATACTCTACCGTGAGCCAGTTGGGGTTGATGTTTACGGCGGTGGGCGTGGGTGCTTATGGGGCAGCTATGTTTCATTTGGTGACACACGCTTTTTTCAAAGCCTTGTTGTTTTTGGGAGCAGGCAGTGTTATTCACGCTATGAGCGGCGAGCAGGATATACGCAATATGGGAGCTTTGCGCCAGCATTTGCCGATTACGTTTTTTACTTTTTTAATCGCTACGCTTGCCATTATCGGATTTCCCGCTTTGTCGGGTTTCTTTTCCAAAGACGGCATTTTGGCAAGTTTATATGCACATAATCTTTTATTGTGGGGGCTTACCGGATTGAGTGCGATGCTGACGGCTATTTATATGCTTCGTTTGTTGTTTGTTACCTTTTTTGGGGAGTTTCGGGGCACTGCCGAGCAGAAACACCATTTGCACGAGTCGCCGCTGACGATGACTTTGCCTTTGATGATATTGGCGGTGTTGTCGGCGGTGGGCGGTTATATGAATATGCCGGCTTTTATTGCCGAAGGGCGCAATTATTTAGACCAGTGGTTGAGTGGTGTAATTACGATGCCACAGGCACATTTGTCGCACGCCACCGAGTGGACTTTGACTATTTTTACTTCGGCGATGGTGTTCGTGGTATTGGCGGCAACGTGGCTGCTGTATGTGAGCAAGGGCAATGTACCGGTGGCAGACAGCGAGCAGCGCGGCTTTACGAAATTGCTGGCACACAAATTTTATGTGGACGAAATTTACAATGCACTTTTTGTATATCCTTTGATGAGATTGAGTCGGGGGTGGTCGGAGTTTACGGAAAAGGGCATTGATTGGATAGTAAACGGAAGCGGTATATTGGTAAAAAACATCAGTAACCTGACGCGCCAGTTTCAAACAGGAGATGTGGGTAATTATATTTTAGCCACCGTATTGGGTTTGATTTGTTTTTTGGCGGTGCATTTTTTGGGATAA
- the nuoK gene encoding NADH-quinone oxidoreductase subunit NuoK, whose amino-acid sequence MPQIPLNYYLFFATALFCIGVLGVLIRRNALILFMCVELMLNAVNMLLVAFSTYRGDTSAQIFVFFIMAVAAAEVAVGLAIIVMIYRNLRSVDIGTLKNLKW is encoded by the coding sequence ATGCCCCAAATACCCCTCAATTATTATTTGTTTTTTGCTACGGCATTGTTTTGCATCGGCGTGCTGGGTGTGCTGATACGCCGCAATGCACTCATTTTATTTATGTGCGTGGAGTTGATGCTCAACGCCGTTAATATGCTGTTGGTGGCTTTTTCTACCTATCGCGGCGATACTTCGGCACAGATTTTTGTGTTTTTTATTATGGCGGTGGCGGCAGCCGAAGTAGCGGTGGGCTTGGCGATTATTGTGATGATTTACCGCAATTTGCGCTCGGTGGACATCGGTACGCTGAAAAATCTGAAATGGTAA
- a CDS encoding NADH-quinone oxidoreductase subunit J → MSQSLFYFFSFVALLSALMVVFSRNAVYSVLYLILVFVSLSGHYFLLNAQFLAIVNIIVYAGAIMVLFLFTVMFLNLREDNERKLPALFLWGGLLSGGALLVLMMLSLLDTPLYQDVSAPSQIGLVENLGKVLYKDYLIPFELASVLFLSAMVGAVLLGKNEKGERQF, encoded by the coding sequence ATGTCACAATCCTTATTTTATTTCTTTTCATTTGTGGCGTTGCTCAGTGCCCTGATGGTGGTATTTTCGCGCAATGCTGTATATAGTGTTTTGTACTTGATATTGGTATTTGTCAGTTTGAGTGGGCATTATTTTTTGCTCAATGCTCAATTTTTGGCAATCGTGAATATTATCGTATATGCGGGGGCAATTATGGTGTTGTTTCTGTTTACGGTGATGTTTTTGAACCTGCGCGAAGACAATGAAAGGAAACTGCCCGCTTTGTTTTTGTGGGGTGGTCTGCTTTCGGGGGGGGCTTTGTTGGTGCTGATGATGTTGTCCTTGTTGGATACGCCGCTGTATCAAGATGTGAGCGCACCCTCCCAAATCGGTTTGGTGGAGAACTTGGGAAAAGTATTGTATAAAGATTATTTAATACCTTTTGAATTGGCATCGGTGCTATTTTTGTCGGCAATGGTGGGGGCGGTGCTGTTGGGTAAAAACGAAAAAGGCGAACGACAGTTTTAA
- a CDS encoding NADH-quinone oxidoreductase subunit I, with amino-acid sequence MQLSNRAKRVSNKEMSFAERIYLPAIASGLGITIKHFFQKKATIQYPEQQRAMSQVYRGLHVLKRDEAGRERCTACGLCALACPAEAITMEAAERKKGEEHLYREEKYAAVYEINMLRCIFCGLCEEACPKQAIFLQNDVIAPSFYGRDEVIYGKEELVEPVKK; translated from the coding sequence ATGCAACTCAGCAATCGCGCCAAGAGAGTATCGAACAAAGAGATGAGTTTTGCCGAAAGAATATATTTACCGGCTATTGCTTCGGGCTTGGGCATTACCATTAAACACTTTTTTCAGAAAAAAGCCACTATTCAATACCCCGAACAGCAACGGGCGATGAGTCAGGTATATCGGGGTTTGCATGTACTCAAACGCGACGAAGCGGGGCGCGAGCGTTGTACGGCGTGCGGCTTATGCGCTTTGGCGTGTCCGGCGGAGGCTATCACGATGGAGGCGGCAGAGCGCAAAAAAGGAGAAGAACATTTATATCGCGAAGAGAAATACGCTGCTGTGTATGAAATCAATATGTTGCGCTGTATTTTTTGTGGTTTGTGCGAAGAAGCCTGCCCCAAACAAGCTATTTTTCTGCAAAATGATGTTATTGCACCTTCTTTTTATGGCAGAGATGAGGTGATATACGGCAAAGAAGAATTAGTAGAGCCTGTAAAAAAATAA
- a CDS encoding peptidoglycan DD-metalloendopeptidase family protein, translated as MRNLKAGHGYTVLCDADQKAQYFIYESDPTMYVMLDFTGGTGTVDVKKRQIERKIKTASGVINSSLYLTLEQNKISPKIAVKLAQVYAWSVDFFHLQKGDYFKILYEEIYADGKLVGVGEIKSAVFNQNSEDNYAIYFEKDDTRGYYDEKNNLLQRSFLRAPVEYGRISSRYNRSRFHPVLKTVRAHLGTDFAAPYGTPIISTADGTVQKVGYTSGNGNFVKIKHDQTYETQYLHMSKFAKGVKIGTHIKQGQVIGYVGSTGLATGPHVCYRFWKNGTQVDPLREKFSVSKPIDKKMLPYYAVHRDSMVALLRDIQLPSEETVQVATIASQTDSH; from the coding sequence GTGCGCAACTTAAAGGCGGGGCACGGTTATACAGTTTTATGCGATGCTGACCAAAAAGCACAATATTTTATTTACGAAAGCGACCCTACCATGTATGTAATGCTCGATTTTACGGGCGGTACGGGTACGGTAGATGTGAAAAAACGCCAGATAGAACGTAAAATAAAAACAGCTTCGGGTGTAATCAACAGTTCTTTGTATCTAACCTTAGAGCAAAATAAGATATCGCCGAAAATTGCCGTGAAATTGGCGCAGGTATATGCGTGGTCGGTGGACTTCTTCCACTTACAAAAAGGCGATTATTTTAAAATTTTATACGAAGAAATTTATGCCGATGGCAAATTGGTAGGCGTGGGCGAAATTAAATCGGCGGTATTTAATCAAAACAGCGAAGATAATTATGCCATTTATTTTGAAAAAGATGATACACGCGGCTACTACGATGAAAAAAACAACTTACTCCAAAGATCTTTCCTTCGTGCTCCGGTAGAATATGGTCGTATCTCTTCGCGCTACAACCGCAGCCGTTTTCATCCGGTACTCAAAACAGTGCGCGCACACTTGGGCACTGATTTTGCGGCTCCTTACGGCACACCTATCATCAGCACCGCTGATGGTACGGTTCAGAAAGTAGGCTACACGAGCGGCAACGGAAATTTTGTAAAAATCAAACACGACCAAACTTACGAAACGCAATATCTTCACATGTCAAAATTTGCCAAAGGTGTAAAAATTGGTACGCATATAAAACAAGGACAAGTGATAGGATATGTGGGCAGCACCGGCTTGGCTACAGGTCCGCATGTGTGCTATCGTTTTTGGAAAAACGGCACACAGGTAGATCCTCTGCGCGAAAAATTCAGCGTGAGCAAGCCGATAGACAAAAAAATGTTGCCTTACTATGCCGTGCATCGTGATTCGATGGTAGCATTGCTCCGTGATATTCAGTTGCCGAGTGAGGAAACAGTACAGGTGGCAACCATTGCGAGCCAAACAGACAGCCATTAA
- a CDS encoding WbqC family protein produces MSASTALLIEPHYAPNCDFLALLLSHQEIYFSLNDPFCKATYRNRCHIAAANGLQVLSIPLEGGRNQRCRYCDVRISYDSPWQKQQWQALRSAYGSSPFFMHYDTRIQPFYEKRFTFLTDFNIELLNTLCQAMKLPLRWQLWQNETPAAAVLADYRNRIVPRDGSDNLPQLPLQTITYPQVFSYKRPFEPHLSSYDLLFNVGNRAADILQKMQTGNWG; encoded by the coding sequence ATGTCAGCCTCCACCGCACTTTTGATAGAGCCGCATTACGCACCGAATTGCGATTTTTTAGCTTTGCTCCTGTCGCATCAGGAAATTTATTTTTCGCTCAACGACCCTTTTTGTAAAGCCACTTACCGCAATCGTTGCCATATAGCCGCCGCCAATGGGCTGCAAGTATTGAGTATTCCTTTGGAAGGCGGCAGAAATCAACGCTGCCGCTACTGCGATGTGCGCATCAGCTACGATAGCCCTTGGCAAAAACAACAGTGGCAAGCCTTGCGCAGTGCCTATGGTAGTTCGCCTTTTTTTATGCACTACGATACCCGAATACAGCCTTTTTACGAAAAGCGTTTTACTTTTCTGACCGATTTTAATATAGAACTGCTGAATACGCTGTGCCAAGCGATGAAATTACCGCTGCGCTGGCAATTGTGGCAAAATGAAACCCCTGCCGCCGCCGTCCTTGCCGATTATCGCAATCGCATTGTGCCACGCGACGGCAGCGACAATTTGCCACAACTCCCTTTGCAAACAATTACTTATCCGCAGGTTTTCTCTTATAAAAGACCCTTTGAACCGCATTTGAGCAGCTACGATTTATTGTTCAATGTGGGCAATAGAGCAGCAGATATTTTACAAAAAATGCAAACGGGGAATTGGGGGTAA
- a CDS encoding acyltransferase, whose translation MKNRILELDALRGIVALLIVAFHFMMFRPEISADWGMLTVCVDILFMVSGFVISMTVHRSRSWKDFVWNRFSKLYPAYWVSVTFTTVLIIYKSVAKAEPHLVQQIGIRYWANMTMLQYYFNIPSIDDPYWTLIIELNFYLLMGLMQGLLPSKVARVVPFILLICSFLYAFDGVAHHHFLRHIPQWFPLLHYFPLFLAGIILYRIQFEGGGTWQRWFWLASTYFCQGMMFENCYRNTMFLSNAQYWVALGAAYGLLILFVRQHLKFIVMPATLWAGKISYSLYLSHQFLGISLLIPGMMKYLHLNFWTAAGISFAIALAVGYLINICVETPFLQKLRRIYYLKASLSKPH comes from the coding sequence GGCTTTGCTCATTGTTGCCTTTCATTTTATGATGTTCCGACCCGAAATATCCGCCGACTGGGGTATGCTGACGGTGTGTGTGGATATATTATTTATGGTGAGCGGTTTTGTGATTAGTATGACCGTACACCGCTCGCGCAGCTGGAAAGATTTTGTATGGAATCGTTTTAGCAAATTATATCCGGCTTATTGGGTGTCGGTTACATTTACCACTGTTTTAATTATTTACAAAAGTGTAGCCAAAGCCGAGCCGCATCTGGTACAGCAAATAGGCATACGCTATTGGGCAAATATGACGATGCTGCAATATTATTTCAACATACCTTCTATTGACGACCCCTATTGGACTTTGATTATTGAGTTGAATTTTTATCTATTGATGGGTTTGATGCAAGGGTTGTTGCCTTCAAAAGTGGCGCGAGTTGTGCCTTTTATATTGCTGATATGCAGTTTTTTGTATGCCTTTGATGGCGTAGCACACCATCATTTTTTGCGACATATTCCGCAATGGTTTCCCTTGCTTCATTATTTCCCCCTTTTTTTGGCGGGTATTATCCTGTATCGTATTCAATTTGAAGGGGGCGGCACTTGGCAGCGTTGGTTCTGGTTGGCAAGCACCTATTTTTGTCAGGGAATGATGTTTGAAAATTGCTATCGCAATACGATGTTTTTGAGCAATGCTCAATATTGGGTGGCATTGGGCGCAGCTTATGGGCTGCTGATACTTTTTGTAAGGCAGCATTTGAAATTTATTGTAATGCCGGCTACCCTGTGGGCAGGAAAAATTTCGTATAGTTTATACCTCAGTCATCAGTTTTTGGGCATTTCGCTGCTCATTCCGGGTATGATGAAATATTTGCATTTGAATTTTTGGACGGCGGCAGGCATTTCATTTGCAATAGCTTTGGCAGTGGGGTATCTCATCAATATTTGCGTAGAAACACCTTTTTTACAAAAATTAAGACGTATATACTACCTCAAAGCAAGCCTGTCAAAGCCTCATTAA